The genomic interval AACAAATCTATTATAAAATCCAGATATACATACCGTTATAAGCATTGATATTAACACAATTTTTATTTCTACAGAATACTCATTTGAAAACAATACAACAAAACATAAAAAACCAGCTGCTATTAATAAAGTTGAATAGACTTCTAGTACAAGCATTTTTGAGAACCAGAAAATCATAAACATTTGTAATTGTATACCTAACAAAATAAATATGTTTAGCGCAAGAACAACACATATGTTTTTTAGTGATTTTATAACTTGATCATTATTGATACTTAACAGGATGGCAAATATTATGATTTGTGACAAACAAAATATAAATATAAATGGTTTTGATTTAATAAATAGCTTTTTTAGCATCTTTATTATTTTCCTCCGGCGGCGAAGCCGTCTTTCTAACATTTGCTTAACCTGTAATTCCGGCCCGAAGGGATTGGCGTGAAAATTGCCGAGCGAAGCGACCAGCAATTTTCATGACAAAAGGAATTATCAGGTTGAAGCAGTTGTTAGATGATTCTTCTATTAGCATTTAGTACTTCTCGAACAGTTTCATTTTACCAATTATTTTACTCTTATCTAAATTAATGCCTAAGCCTTCTGTATAATAGTAAAATTGGTCATTTTCTTTTCGTAAAATGTCATAATTATTATATTGATATGGTGAGTTATCAAATGGTTTTAATTGATAATCAACATAATAGCAAAAGCAAATATATTTCTTGTCAATTAATTCTATACATACTTGATATAAAAATAATCGTCCTAAATTGGTGTGAAAGCTTCGATAAAATACAGCCTTTATATCAGTCTCTTTGAAATATATTTCTGTTTTATTTAGAATTTTTTTTGCACTGATCTCATTATTTCTTATTAAAACTCGGTATTGTCTGCTTGTATACCAAGGAAAAACATAGAAAACAAAAACCATAAGAAAAACTGAAAGTAAAATAATAAAATAATCAGCTTGAATAATGATATTTATTAAACCAGTAATTATTAGGAATGGTGAAACTAGGTATTTAAATACTAGCACGCCATATCGATTTAAATAAAAGAAGTTTGATATTTCCATAGTTTTTCAATCCATATTTTTTTATCCCTAGCAGATAAAGAACTTCCAATAATTACTATACTTATATACATATTAAATTATTAAAGGTTTTATCATTATATTTTTACTTATTTTAAATTGATGGTGGAAGTCAGTTTTTGTATCAAATACATAATCCTACTTATTTAAAAACAAGATGTATTAAATAGAAAATGTATTACGAAAAAGATTGTTTTTTTGCGCCGCGCTAGCGGCGTCCATCTAACATTTGCTTAACCTGCGAGGTGTAATGGCGCGATTCTTGCCGAGGAGCGTAGCGACGACTAGCAAGAATCGTGACATAGCCGAGTCAGGTTGAAGCAGTTGTTAGTTGTCTTTTTTTTAAGCATAAATTGCTATTGGAATAAGTAGTATTCCTTTTTGCACACTTGATGTAATACGAGGTATATTAATACCCGTTTTTTTTATTTCTTCAGTTTGGAATCCTGATAACATTTGATCAATAAGTAAATCTCCAGCAGCACTTAAACTAGTATTTCTTAATAAATTTATAGGTTCCGTATCTTCTGTAGCAATTTTTATTACTTTTCCTATTACTGAATATTCACCGTTCTCAAGTATTCCAACATTTTCATTTTCAAAAAAACGTATATCAGCTTGAGATACTGCATCAAAACCATTTTCATTTCTTTGTAATAAATCTACTAATCCTGTGACTTTCATATTATCATTAAACTTTTTTATTTGATCGCTTGTCTTCTTGATATCTCCAGAAGAACTATTTCCCGATCCTTTCCCGCTTATAGAAGCAATCATATTAATCATATGATACATAGAATCAAATGCTTTAATTAATGGATTTACTGATACAGTACCCTTTACACGAATAAAATCGCCAGTTTCAATTAGTTTGAAATCACTTTCCTCAGAAACATCTTTTACTAAACCATTTTCTTCTAGATGTTCTAGTAATTTTTCAAACAACGATGTGGGTGTATGTATTCTTTCTTCAGAAACAGTTTGCTGATCTTGTTGTGAATTACTTCCCTTTAATTTTGCCCCTAATTTTAATCCAAATAAACCAAATGTATTACCTGTACCGATACTACTTTCTATTTCTGAATCAAGCACACCTTCTTTGTTTTCTTTTCTTTCAATTGAACGTATTTGTGAAAATCCATTTTCAATAATTGCTAATAAATCAAAAACAACTTTCTGATTTAAATAAACTGGAAGAATTAAGTTTTTACTCGACATATTTTCTCCTCTTTCCGCCGCCCGCAGGGTCCAACTAACATTTGCTTAACCTGCGTTTTGTTTGGCGCGGTTTTTGCCGAGCGTAGCGAAGTGCAAAAATCCGTGACAAGCAAATAAGTCAGGTTGAAGCAGTTGTTAGATCGCCAACTGTTAAACAATTCAGTTTATAACCAACTACATCAATGTTAGAAAACGATTTGCAGTACCATTAAAAAACCCGAAGGCTGAATCCTTATGACTTGTTATAATGTGAAGACTGAGGCAACTCTTCTGCATATCGTTTTCTAACATCTGTTCCTGCAAGTTTTAGCACAAGTGGTATGAAGTCAACTTCATCAACGAAAGAAAAAGTTTTAATCACGATAACACTTTAAGTAATAAACTAGGTGCAAACTGTATAACCGTTTTTCAGAGTGTTATCATCTGTTGAACTTTTTCTTAAGTCTATTTTCAGTGACAGTTTACTTCAGTTATACACAATCTTCTTCCAAATATATTTCTTTTTCTTCTATTAATAAGTGTAGATTGGTCGAACTAACATTTATTTAACCTGCATTGCGTACATTGGCGCACTTTTTGCCGAGCGAAGCGACTAGCAAAAAGTGTGACAATAGCAATGTCAGGTTGAAATAGTTGTTATCCAATTTTTGGTTTCAGTTCTGCTGTAGCTTCGTTTTCAACTAATTTGTGTACTAAGCTTTTTACTTTTACAAACGTTACCAACGTCTTAAATTTTATTACGCAACAAAAATATTTTCTACAGAAAGCTCCGTTTTGTTTTTTACTCTACAGCAGTTTCATACAAAACATTTTTCTTTTCTTTCCATTTTCTTCTATTATATAAGACCAAATCCAGTCCAATTACCTTGATTCGTTTCTGCAAAACATCAAGATCCTATTGTATAGGACTATGGAATGATAACCAGCAACTGAATCAGTTTTTTATTTTGATTTGCTTCGTATAAGCCACTGTAAGGTTATTTATCGAAAACTATTGTGCAGAATTCTCATTTTACTGCTGAATAACCACAGTAATCTAAAAACCTTATATCCAGGATCTTTTCACTTCAAGATGTTAAAATCAATTGAAAAGCAACGTCCTACAGTCACCTTAAATTCTTGGTAGTGAAAACGGAACACTGCTTTGCTGTTTTATTTTTAATGGATCTTCAGCATTTGTCGCGAGAGCTTGCACCGTAATCCAAATTATATTTCGAGATTTATAAGCGTTTTTAGTTCTTCCATCCTCGCCCGCCGAAGGCGTGGGGATAACATTTGCTTAACCTGTATTTTCGCACCGCGTAGCGGTTTGGCGCATTTTGTGCGTCAGGAGCGAAGCGACAGCACAAAATGTGACAAAGAAAATATCAGGTTGAAGCAGTTGTTAGCTTTTTCCTCTTCCTATTTTTTTATTTTGCATTAATTGTCTTATGTTAACTTAACATATAATTATTTTCATTAAGTAGTACTATTTAAGCTATCTTAAAACGATTTTTGATTAACTATTAATATCCTTGCATCATTATAATTATCAAAAAAACATATATATGTATTATTTTAAGTACATTGAATCAATCAAATATTTTCCAGTATTTGTCTTAAATATATTTTTCTTAACATTTTCGATTTCTCTTTTTTGTATATTATCTTCGTAAATATTCACAATGAAATCTGCTTCAACTAATATTTGAAAATCTATTCCATCTATCTTTTTATATGAATGATGATTACCAATTATAAATTTAATTCTTTCGATTTGAGTATTGCTAATATCAATTTTATTTTTTACTAATAACTCTTCAGCTATTTTTGGGCCTTCAATTTCTTGATATTTTCCTGAACTAGACTTATATTTAATTTCCGCTTCATGAATACCAATATCATGTAGTATTCCACATATTTTTATAACGGTTAACTCATTAACAGTTACTTCTTCTAAATTTGCGATAATTTCAGAAAATTGAAAAACCTTAAGAGCATGATTAATTCTCTTAACATCCGGTGAATTATAATTTATCATTGATAATATTATGTTATTAATCGAATTTTCCATCTTCTTCCTCTTCAAGTTAGTATTAACAAAAATAGAGTAAATCAATATAACATTCTTTCTGCCGCGCGCGCAGCGTCGAGCTAACATTTGCTTAACCTGCGAGGCGTAATGGCGCGATTCTTGCCGAGGAGCGTAGCGACGACTAGCAAGAATCGTGACATAGCCGAGTCAGGTTGAAGCAGTTGTTAGGTTTTCCATTTAGTAATCATTGGATGAGATAATTCTTCATCACATAATATTGTAGCACTATACTTCGCACGTGTGAAAGCCACATAGTATTTAGCTGGCGAAGAGAATGGCTGGCCTTTTAGAAAGTTTATAATTGGAGTGTTAGGAAGTATTAACACCCTTTCATATGTTCTACCCTTAACCGCACCAAAATTTCTTACTTTCTCATCTAACCATTTGGTTTTTTTATCGTACCTCAATATAACTACCTGAAAATTTTGTAAGTATTCTTCGAGCTGGCTTCTTGATATGTAAAAGATACCATCATGCCCCGTTCTTTCAAAATTCCTAGATATTGTTTTCTCATAATCATGATAAATTGAATCAGAAAAACTACATAGCTCTTGATTGCATCTATAACTCCAATTGTTGAGTTCTATTCTGCATAGGCCATCAAGTTCTAATTTTTCTATTAATTTTAAAACTCCCGCTTTTTTATATTTTGCATTCCTCGCTGATTCATTTGTTGAAAATGTACCTTGACGAGGATCTGCAACAATTCGCAGAGTAATATCTGTTTGTAGCAATTCAATTACAAGATCATAGTCATATCCAGCAAAGTCTTGAAACTCGTCAATGAATATCAGATCGTAAATGGATTCTAATCGCTTTATTACTTTACCATCAGTTTTTGCATTACATAGCATTGCAAAATCAGCCAGCTTGTCAGAAAAAATGCAGTCATCAGCTCCAAAAAAATATCTTGGATCAGTTTTCTTAAAGTATTTTGTTGATCGGCCTTGAACAAATATTGGTCTCGACACAAGCCTATCGAAAGCAGATAATTGGTAAGGCCGAATGCATTCTTGAATCAGGAAGGACATCCAGGTCATTATTTCAACATTTTTTGGTATTGCTTGGTACTGCTCTATGAATATCTTCTTTAATTCTTCTGTGCCTTCAACTGTAAATGTTGTAATCAATATTCTTTTATCTTGATTGGCTATTGCTTCATTTACAATTCCGGTTGATTTACCAGAACCAGCAGCAGCTATTGTTATTACATTCTTAGATGGCATTTTTTATATACTCTGGATATTCAATTTTTTCTGCACTCTCGAATACTCTTAGCGACCACTCTGTTTTATTATTCAACATCCAATTCTTGATTTCTTCAATACTACCAAAGTCTTTAATAAATATTTTATTTAAGTTCGCAACTGTATTACATGCGCAAAAGGCAATTTCAATTGTAGATAATGAAGCATTCTCAGGATATATGATCTTAATCGTTTCAATACCTTCATAATCTGAATATTTTGCTTTGACAGCAGCAATATCACCGTCATTATCTGTTATTACTTGTGTTTTTATTTTTAATTGTTTTGATATTTCCAAAAATCTTTTAAATGATAATCCACGAACAGAGATTATATCAACATTATTGCTTATGGGTAAGGTCCCGTATTTATCAAGGTACAATCGCTGGATAATTAATTCTTCTGTCGGACCTTCTACCAATATTATAGATTTGGCAAGTACCATTCTTAATGTATCGTATCCTGGCAATCTTTTAAAATAGGAAACAGTTGATGCGCTTAATTCAACAAGACTTATTGACTTTTTAGCGTGTAGCAAGCGTAGGTTATCTAATCCCAGCTTATTCAATACGAATGAATTGTGTGTAGAGATTATAACTTGACGTTCGTCACACATTTTTGATATTTGATCTATTAAACTTGCCATATTAGTAAATGAAAGATGGTTTTCTGGCTCTTCAATTAAGAATACAGATGTTTTTTCAAGCGTTGCATTCAAGGCAAACCCAATTTTCAATTTGCTTTGTTCACCCATACCAATAAATTGGAATGGTATGTCATCAAGATATGGAATTAATACTGAATCCCAGCCACTTTTTGCAGAAATATCAACAGAAACTTTAAAATCGTTTTTGGTTATTTCTTTACCTTTTTCTGCTAAGCTACTATTAATTGTTTCAACCCCATTTATTTTTGAGAATGTTTCTCTTAGTTTTCTATATTCAATAGAAAGCCTAGCCTTATCTTTCTCTGTTAATGCATCGTTGATTACCTTATTTATGAAACGATCGGAACCACTTGCAAATCTAATTGAGGCAGCATCTATATATGTTGATCGAATCTGGTTACTTCTTCCACCGACAGGATTTCCACTAAAAAACGCCCAAGAGACTCCATAGAACTCAGTTGGAACAGAATGTACTTCTTCTTTCTCTTTAATATATTGTTTATATTCTTCTGTAAATTCCTTATCAAGATCAACTACAATTGACACTCCCGGGAGATCAACTCTATCTAAATTATTTATTCCACGATACCTAGCAGTTTCATCTGTGTCAAAAAATACTGCTTCGATAATAATCTTTGGTGGTATGCATTCTGGAGTGCCAATCGTATTTATAAAATATCGAACTAAATCAGCATTGAAAATGTAAGGACTTATTTCAGTAAAAATTGATTTTCCAAATAATGTGCCAGTTAAGACGAGATTGAGAGCTTCAAGGATAGTGGTCTTTCCGGCATCATTATCTCCAATTATAATATTGATACCATGTTTAAAACTAATTTTGAAATCCTGTAAGTTCTTAAATCCAATGATCCGTAAGTAGTCGATCATTTTTACTCCTTAACTGATAAACCTAACATACGCTTAACCTGCGAAATGCCCTGGCGTGATTCCTGCGACAATATTCAGCAGGAATCATGACAGGGCATTGAGACAGGTTGAAGCGATTGTTAGATGTCTTGGATTTCTTCATTAATAATTTCCTGTATAATTTTGTGACAACACTTACCTAAAGGATTATGATGTAGACAATCTGAATTCTTCATAGCGCCCGTAAATAGTTTTACATCATTAACTGTTTTTGCTCCATGATCTTTAATCGCCAGTATCACATCATTTTTGGTTACTTTGCTGCAGTAACACGCATAAATTGGGTTGGCATCTTTTTTATACCATAATGGTACAATTAAATCATTAGTATTAAATACTATATTCGAATCTAAACTATAATACGATATTTCGCAATTTCGATTCATACAAAGGGCGAATGCATCTCCAACTACACGCTTCAATGCATATTCTGATATTATAGCTTTAATTGTTTCTTTTTTAACTAACACCCCATGGGAATTGCATTCTGGGCATTTTTTGATAGATGTTTCTTTTTTCACTAACGGCATTGTTTTGCCAATATTTGGAAATATCCCAATTTTACCATTATTACTTATTTTTGATTTTATCATCATTAATTCTTTATACCTAATGGAAATAAATTCCAATGGTAATACACCAGTATTTTTGCCATTAACCATATAGAGCCTACATGCGTAATTAAATCCAATTGGTTTATGCATTGTATAAATATCAATTCCGTCAATTAGGATCGTCGGTGATCCTTGGAAGTTGACTTCTTGAGCCATATCAGCACTTCTAATAAGAGAAATTTTTAGTTGATCTTCAGGAATGCTTGAACCTATAATAAAAGCACGTAATATTGACAATGATTCCTTTGCATTAGGACAGCCCTCAAAATACTGAAATTCTATCATAAAGTTACTCCTTATCCCTGGCCAGTGAAAAATAATTTACTTCTTTTCGCCCGAAGGGTCCATCTAACATTTATTTAACCTGCATTGCGTACATTGGCGCACTTTTTGCCGAGCGCAGCGACTAGCAAAAAGTGTGACAATAGCAATGTCAGGTTGAAATAGTTGTTATCCAATTTTTGGTTTCAGTTCTGCTGTAGCTTCGTTTTCAACTAATTTGTGTACTAAGTTTTTTACTTTTACAAACGTTACCAACGTCTTAAATTTTATTACGCAACAAAAATATTTCCTACAGAAAGCTCCGTTTTGTTTTTTACTCTACAGCAGCTGTGTACTAAACATTTTTCTTACCTTTTCTTTCTCTTTTCTTCTATTATATAAGACCAAATCCAATCCAATTACCTTGATTCGTTTTTGCAAGACATCAAGATCTTATTGTATAAAACCATAGAATAATAACCAGCAACTGAATCAGTTACTTATTTTGATTTGCTTCATACAAGCCACTGTAAGGTTATTTCTCGAAAACAATTGTGCAGGATTCTCATTTTACTGCTGAATAACCACAGTAATCTAAAAACCTTATATCCAGGATCTTTTCAATTCAAGATGTTAAAATCAATTGAAAAGCAACGTCCTACAGTCGCCTTAAATTCTTGATAGTAAAAACGGAACACTGTTTTGCTGTTTTATTTTTAATGTATCTTCAGCATTTGTCGCGAGAACTTGCACCGTATTCCAAATTATATTTCGAGATTTATTAGCGTTTTTAGTTCTTCCATCCTCGCCCGCCGAAGGCGTGGGGATAACATTTGCTTAACCTGCGAGGCGTATATTGGCGCAGTTTGTGCCGCGCGGAGCGCGATTAGCACAAACTGTGACAATAGCCGAGTCAGGTTGAAGCAGTTGTTGGATGATTTTTCCTCATCCAATTTATCAAGCCGTAAACAGCCATACAAAGCAAAATGATATATTGGATTGCGATAAACCTAACATCTTTTACCCAATACAATCCAGTTGCAATTACATCAACAACTATCCAATAAATCCAACCTTCATTTTTCCTTATTGTAGTTAAATACATAGCAACAAAACTCATAATTGTTGTTAGTGCATCTAGAAATGGGAATGAAGCCGGCTCTGGGAATACTTTAGGAAGCCAAACATGGAAATTTGAAACACAGTAAGTAAGCACTGTTGTAAAAATTGCAGTAATTATTGTAAAGACGATAATTGCTTTAAATGAACTCCAGCTTGTTGGTATGTAACTTTCTTCATCTTGTTTCTTTTTCCACATTAACCAACCAACAATACTAATAACTAAGTAATACACCTGTTCCATCATGTCAGAATAGAGTTGTATTTGATAAAATAATATTCCGTATAAAACAACTGATATAATGCCAATAGGCCATGTTAGTATGTTCTTTTTTGAAATAAGAAATACTGATAGAAAATAAAATACTGTCCCTACGAATTCAATATAGCTTAATGGATACCCCGCAATATCTATCATTACTGTATTTACATTTAAAAAACTAAGCATTAATTACTCCTTTTATTTGCTCTATTCTATTTTCTATTGTTCCAGAAAGTAGTGAATACATAATATTATACTTATGTAAAAGTTCAATGTTTATTTCCTGAAGTTTTTCACGTGATCCAATACCGGACCTATCCCAAGTATCCTCAAAAGGAAAGTCATCATTACACAAAAAAACATTTTTATACTTGTATAAACTCTTTTCAACTATTTGCAATAGTTTTTTAGATGATTTATTAAAGTAATATATAGAATAGGCAAGTGTAGTTATTGTATTTGTATCACAAAAGGTATAATCCGTTTCTGTATTACTTCTTGTTAATTCCATTTCATTTTGTGCGAAAGCGATTTTCTCTAAATCACTCATGGATAACCGATGATTTGTTTGATGTTTCATCCAATAATCTCTTCCATATTCTTCGCAATATGAACCACCGAGTGTTTGAGCAGCAAGTAAAGCAATAGTTGATTTACCCGTTGATGGTCCACCAAGAAAGTAGTAGTGTGGCTTAATTGAATTAAAAACTACAGGAGATAAAAAGGAACGATATTTCACTATATTATGTCTGATTTCTGTTGCACATATCGGGAATTGCTCTCTCTTAATATCAATAGTTCTGTTTTTACATTTAAGAGCAGTGCTTACATATTCACCATATTTTTCACTTGAATAAAAAGTATCAACTTTTATATGCTTGAGTTTATTCTTAAGATACTTATTTTGTGTGTCAATAATTTCTTTTGTATATCCAGTTTCTTGTGGACCATCTTCTGCAAGTATTATTCGAACACTGGGGAATATGCTTTTTATCCAGTTTGCTCTAACATAAGTCGGTATTTTAGTTGTTTCCGAGGCATTATAAACTATAACAACTACTTGATCCATTTCTTTTAATGCACAGGAGATCAAGTACTCATGCCCTTTATGAAAAGGTGCAAACTTACCTAATGTTAAACCTATTTTCATATTTCTCCGCGCGCCGGAGGCGTCCATCCAACATTTGCTTAACCTGTAATTCCGGCCCGAAGGGATTGGCGCACTTTTTGCCGAGCGAAGCGACTGCAAAAAGTGTGACAAAAGGAATTATCAGGTTGAAGCAGTTGTTAGCTTTCTCGGATTCTTAAGTATTATAGCTTGTAAGCTTTATATTTAATCCATTTCCAAAATTATTAATTGCATTTATTGCATTATAAAGTATTTCGTCTTCATTAATTTCATCTGATTTGAATATTAATTCATCATTACTACATATCGATTGTTGCCCTTGAATATATTTCTCTTCAATTTTATTAATACTTACATTTGGTCTAATTTTTGCAATCGGTGATACTGCATACTTTATATCTAGAGTAATTTGATAAATATAAGCATTTATTGGTAATGAAATAATTATCCATTTTTGCCATGTTGCTTCTTCTAATCCTGTCGGTGCATATGCACTAATATTTGAAAAATCTGATACTTGGTATTTAGTAAGTAATTCTTGAGTAATTTTATTTTCTATTTTATCTAATCGCTCTTTATGTAGCGCTATTAACTGGATCATTTCTTTTTTTGTTCTGTCTTCCATTATTACATCCATTTTATTGCACATTAAAATAACTTCATAGCTATTTTGTAAAATTCTGATATTACAGTAACTCGATGAGCAATCACATTACAATAATTCAGCTAATTTTCTTTTATATTCATAAACCTAGTTTAAAAACAGATCATATTGTTCATACTATATGCTTTAATTTTTCATATACTAATTAATTCTATTCCCTATATTGACATATTATTTTCTCAATAGTTCGTGCATTTATGTATTTCCATGTTTCTTTTTCTATGCAAAAACTCTTATTTATCCTCTGCCCGAAGGGTCAAGCTAACATTTGCTTAACCTGCATTGCGTACATTGGCGCACTTTTTTGCCGAGGAGCGTAGCGACGACTAGCAAAAAGTGTGACAATAGCAATGTCAGGTTGAAGCAGTTGTTAGGCGAAAATTATTTAACAATTCTATTCCAGGAGTAAGAGATTCATAATACATCATATAACTTGTTGCACATTTAATAATATTATCATTTGCTCCTTTTGCTATTTCATTTATTGAAATCATTTTCAAGGAATCCTTAATAAGTTTATATTCTGAATCCAATTCATAAAATGCAAAATATACCTTCATATTGAAAACGTCTTGAAAATTTTTATATTTCTTAAAATCTCGTATATCAATACCAACAACATTTCTATTATTATAGAATTTGATATTTCTTGCTTTGACCTCAATCGCAACTTTTTCTCCAACTATTATATAGTCAGGTCTTTTAATTGATATTTTTCCAGCATGTTTTATATATTGAATAAAGTTACTTTTACTCTGATTAATTTTTTCTATAATAATGTTGTTATTTAAACAATCTTCAACAAATGCTTCTTCTGCTAAATAACCTGGAAATGTTTGACATAAATTATCCTTTAATTCATCATGATGTTTAATTTGAGTATATTCAATTTCATTTTCAGCTTCAATTACCATGGAATTCGAATCAACACCATATAAACTCTTTACTTCATCTATTGATGTTACAAAATACTGAACAATCTGATTTTCAATTATTGATAAAATACTATATCCCATATAACACCTGTATAAATAATCCAAGTCGAAAAAATATTTTGCGCCCGAAGGGCGTCCGCCTAACTATGATTTAACCTGCGAATCCGCAGGATGAGTCAGGTTGAAATCTGTGTTAGGCGCAAATCTTTCGACATATATCATTCCGTCTTTTTCGCGCCTTAACAATTTGAAATACCCGCCCTCGGGAATGCCTTTCTTTCCCCACTCGGAAAAAACGCCACCAGATATCTTGCATCCATTTATTGTGTAGATATCATGCTGAAAATCATATTGAACGCAAGCGAACTTTATGGCGTATTTTTTCATTGGAAAGAAAATCCAAGTAAGCCACTCCGGAGCGATTTCACATTCGGAAATCTTTAATGCCTTGCAGATAACGCGAAACAATTTCCGTTTAATCATTTTATTCCTCCAGCGCGTTGTCCGCGCTTTTGCCGTAGGCGAAACGCGGCAGAGCGTCCGCCTAACATTTGCTTAACCTGCGTTTTGTTTGGCACGGTTTTTGTCGAGCGTAGCGAAGTGCAAAAATCCGTGACAAGCAAATAAGTCAGGTTGAAGCAGTTGTTAGCTGAATTTTTTACCAACTAAGCTTTAATCCGTACGGTACAAATTTATAAAACTCTTGATCTTTACTTATTATAGTCATATTTCTCGATATGCTTTGCCAAATAAGCATTCTGTCGAAAGGATCATTATGTGTGTTTTCTTTTAATTTATGATATGTGATTGCTTCTTCGGGTGTTAAACTAATTACTTGAAAATCCATTCTTTCTGCAATTGTTAACAATTCTTCTGGTTCTATTTTATCAAGATTTATTTTTTTTAATCTAGTTTTTATTGATATTTCCCAGAAGCTTACGGCACTTACAAAAACTTCATTCTTAGGATTTTTAATTATTTCTAATGCTTTTTTTGATAGATTTTCTGTATTTGAAACAGTCCAAAGAAAAGTATGGGTATCTAATAAATAATTCATGATAAACCCAATAATTCTTCTTCAGTCATTTTAAAATCATCCGTAAACTGAATATTAACTTTACCTTCAAGCAATCCTATTTTTCGTTCTTTTTTATCAACAGAGTCTTTATACGGTACAATCATAGCAATGGGTTTCTTCTTTTTTCCATAAAGAATACCAAAGGATTCTCCGGATTTAACCTTTTCCAGAACCTCTGAGAACTGTGCTTTTAACTCACCAACAGGAAGTGTTTTCATACCAAAAATATCATACAAGATGCGGTATTTGTCAAGTTGTCAAGTATGCCACTAAGTGTTCTTTTATGGCAAATCTCTATATTATAATGCTTTATGTTTTTCATTATCTTTTTTGCTCCGCGAAGCGGAGT from Teretinema zuelzerae carries:
- a CDS encoding type II toxin-antitoxin system Phd/YefM family antitoxin, whose amino-acid sequence is MKTLPVGELKAQFSEVLEKVKSGESFGILYGKKKKPIAMIVPYKDSVDKKERKIGLLEGKVNIQFTDDFKMTEEELLGLS
- a CDS encoding type II toxin-antitoxin system VapC family toxin, with product MNYLLDTHTFLWTVSNTENLSKKALEIIKNPKNEVFVSAVSFWEISIKTRLKKINLDKIEPEELLTIAERMDFQVISLTPEEAITYHKLKENTHNDPFDRMLIWQSISRNMTIISKDQEFYKFVPYGLKLSW